TTTCGCCCCGATCATCGTGTTGGCGACTCTCGGTGTTGGCGAGGCCATCGTGGTTGTAGCAGCCCTTGGCTTCCTAGGCCTGGGTGCACAACCGCCTACCCCCGAGTGGGGAGCAATAGCTTCAGACGGACGCAACTTCCTCCGACAAGCATGGTGGATAACTACATTCCCTGGGATCGCCATTATGCTGACGGTGCTCGCACTCAACATCGTGGGGGATGCGCTGCGTGACTCGCTCGACCCGGTGATACGGAGACGGATGTAAATTCAACCGGGTGAAAGAGATTGACAACTATCACATTGCAAGGAGAGCACCGTGCAGATGCCCATCTCGCCCAGCCACATCTACGAGTTGACCACAGTCTCACACCCTTCACTATCACCTGATGGTTCTAGGCTGGTATTCACCAAGTCCACAGTCGATCGGGAACAGATAGAGACCCGATCCCAGACAATGATGATGTCACTGCCGGACGGAGAACCGATACCTTTCACGCACGGTGATCAGGATATTGCTCCGCGCTTCGCTCCGGATGGAAGCACTATCGCATTTATCAGGACCGAGGCTGACGGTAGCAAACAGCTACGGCTGATCGCGGTGTCAGGAGGAGAGTCCAGGCAGCTTACTGACGTGAGTAGAGGTGTCGAGGAGTATTCGTGGTCCCCCGACTCCCGGTACCTGGCATTCACGTCCGACGTTGACCCCAATCGACCTCCCGATGACCACGATCATAGTAAACGTCCCCAGGTAAGGGTAGCCCGACGCATCCGATATCGAAGCGACCCTATGGGCTGGCGCGGAGATGCCTTCCGTCAGCTCTTTGTCGTCGATGTACAGACAGGGGCAACACGCCAGATAACCGACGGCGAGGGCGAAGTGTTCGCACCTGAGTGGTCTCCAGACGGCGCCAACTTGGCGTTCATCTCGGACAGGTCATCTGATCGGGACAACTCATGGAA
The Dehalococcoidia bacterium genome window above contains:
- a CDS encoding glutathione ABC transporter permease GsiD (with GsiABD is involved in the transport of glutathione into the cell) is translated as FAPIIVLATLGVGEAIVVVAALGFLGLGAQPPTPEWGAIASDGRNFLRQAWWITTFPGIAIMLTVLALNIVGDALRDSLDPVIRRRM